The following coding sequences are from one Gossypium raimondii isolate GPD5lz chromosome 4, ASM2569854v1, whole genome shotgun sequence window:
- the LOC105780985 gene encoding actin cytoskeleton-regulatory complex protein PAN1, translated as MEEDGEMTPFWLETSDSRRRKPSSFFLNTGILIILLLVIAFAFVLFVIPSFLSLTSNIFKPQLVKKSWDSVNLVLVLFAIICGFLSNSSNNNTPTPTTTYEATTRPSPKHADDHVPGSNPSTPSQWYDRTAYNSLRRLKNSSSYPDIRQEYSSWMVNGDDRWRFYDDTHLYNYRSRSRRQHDQQVYINNTKDIAVDTVCTSPQPPPQSPPPQLPKVVRRKSKRTHYEDAKTKERSERKEVIFSEMKISPPIDDEPEKRSSKSEKKTGGGGTNDFLISLRRKKKKQRQRSVENLEEFFNLSTLPLYPTPSPPPPPPPPPPPPLPSFYQSIVSSKKSKARKHHSMEPPVTTQKPPFPVKINNMNNVEESMESGNESPLYPVPPPPPPPPFKLRPWKFEVQGDFVRIKSINSADSDDPSSGEASPSDVKRMGEMEGEDSRGGALFCPSPDVNTEADHFIARFRAGLTLEKINSVRARSNLGPTSP; from the coding sequence ATGGAGGAAGATGGAGAGATGACGCCATTTTGGCTGGAAACCTCCGACAGCCGGCGGCGGAAAccttcatctttcttcttaaacaccGGTATCCTTATCATCCTCTTGCTAGTCATTGCGTTTGCATTTGTGTTGTTTGTCATCCCTTCGTTTCTGTCTTTGACGTCCAACATATTCAAGCCTCAACTTGTTAAAAAATCATGGGATTCCGTGAACTTAGTCCTCGTGCTTTTCGCCATAATCTGTGGCTTCTTAAGCAATAGCAGTAATAATAATACCCCAACCCCAACAACTACTTACGAAGCTACTACCAGACCCAGTCCCAAACACGCTGATGATCATGTCCCAGGATCAAACCCTTCAACGCCAAGTCAATGGTATGATCGCACGGCTTATAACTCATTACGGAGGTTAAAAAATAGCAGCTCGTATCCAGATATACGGCAGGAATATTCTTCTTGGATGGTGAACGGTGATGATCGCTGGAGGTTTTATGATGATACTCATTTGTATAATTACCGTAGTAGGTCAAGGCGACAGCATGATCAACAAGTCTATATTAATAATACCAAGGATATAGCTGTTGATACTGTTTGCACGTCTCCGCAGCCACCACCTCAGTCACCTCCACCGCAGCTTCCTAAGGTAGTTAGAAGAAAATCTAAGCGGACTCATTATGAAGATGCTAAAACCAAAGAGAGAAGTGAACGTAAGGAAGTAATATTCAGTGAGATGAAGATCTCGCCTCCAATAGATGACGAGCCGGAGAAGAGAAGTTCCAAGAGTGAGAAAAAGACAGGTGGTGGAGGGACTAATGATTTCTTAATTTCcttaagaagaaaaaagaagaagcaaaggcAGAGAAGCGTAGAAAACCTTGAGGAATTCTTTAACCTTTCAACGCTTCCTTTATATCCAACCCCATCACCTCCGCCGCCGCCTCCACCACCTCCACCACCGCCATTACCATCATTTTACCAAAGCATCGTTTCTTCCAAGAAAAGCAAAGCCAGAAAGCACCATTCAATGGAACCACCGGTAACAACCCAGAAGCCTCCTTTTCCAGTCAAGATAAATAACATGAACAATGTAGAAGAGAGCATGGAAAGTGGGAATGAATCACCGTTATATCCAGTCCCTCCACCGCCACCTCCTCCGCCGTTTAAATTGCGGCCATGGAAGTTCGAAGTGCAGGGTGACTTTGTTAGGATAAAAAGTATTAATTCAGCGGATTCGGATGATCCATCAAGCGGTGAAGCGAGTCCGTCGGATGTTAAAAGAATGGGTGAAATGGAGGGTGAAGATTCAAGGGGAGGAGCTTTGTTTTGTCCAAGTCCAGATGTAAATACCGAAGCCGATCATTTCATTGCAAGGTTCAGGGCCGGTCTGACGCTGGAAAAAATAAACTCCGTTCGGGCGAGGTCTAATCTTGGCCCAACCTCACCGTGA
- the LOC105780780 gene encoding uncharacterized protein LOC105780780 isoform X1, protein MDPSIKQHLTEAVEQKIGEYALIRDAENPQLSIYDKPLPCFGCGIGWFSLLLGFVFPLMWYYATILYFGNYYQKDPRERAGLAASAIAFILLESVPLVLLKELPRTKGETRIHAVVNLQQKERSKKV, encoded by the exons ATGGATCCGAGTATTAAAC AGCACTTAACAGAAGCAGTTGAACAGAAAATTGGTGAATATGCACTTATTAGAGATGCGGAAAACCCGCAGCTGAGCATTTATGATAAACCTCTTCCTTGCTTTGGCTGTGGGATAGGGTGGTTTTC TCTTCTGCTTGGATTTGTTTTCCCATTGATGTGGTATTATGCCACCATTCTCTACTTCGGAAACTACTACCAGAAAGACCCAAGAGAAAGAGCTGGACTTGCTGCCTCTGCAATAGCT TTCATCCTACTGGAGTCTGTACCTTTAGTACTGCTTAAGGAGCTTCCTCGAACAAAAGGTGAGACAAGAATACATGCAGTTGTGAATCTGCAACAGAAGGAAAGAAGCAAGAAGGTATAA
- the LOC105780780 gene encoding 60S ribosomal protein L18a-like protein isoform X2 has product MDPSIKQHLTEAVEQKIGEYALIRDAENPQLSIYDKPLPCFGCGIGWFSLLLGFVFPLMWYYATILYFGNYYQKDPRERAGLAASAIAALICTIALIITIAILVF; this is encoded by the exons ATGGATCCGAGTATTAAAC AGCACTTAACAGAAGCAGTTGAACAGAAAATTGGTGAATATGCACTTATTAGAGATGCGGAAAACCCGCAGCTGAGCATTTATGATAAACCTCTTCCTTGCTTTGGCTGTGGGATAGGGTGGTTTTC TCTTCTGCTTGGATTTGTTTTCCCATTGATGTGGTATTATGCCACCATTCTCTACTTCGGAAACTACTACCAGAAAGACCCAAGAGAAAGAGCTGGACTTGCTGCCTCTGCAATAGCT GCATTGATATGTACAATTGCTTTGATAATCACAATAGCTATTCTCGTCTTCTAG